A stretch of DNA from Besnoitia besnoiti strain Bb-Ger1 chromosome II, whole genome shotgun sequence:
GGGGTCTGGTCGGAGCGAGCAGAGCGACGGTGATGCTGGTAGTGATGGCGCAAAATCtggaggaagaaaggaagagaaagaggaaggtAAGGGGGGCCCTGCTGCCGCCATTGCGGGAGGAGTTATTGGTGGCTTGTTGCTGCTGGGAGCCGCCGGCGGTGGTGTCGCATACGCCATGAAGCGTAAGAAGGCAGATGAAAGGGACCAAGTGGAATACGAGTCTGGTGGAGGGGCGCGCGAAGACTCTGAGGACGTCGAAGTGCTCGTTGATGTGGACGATAAAACGTGGGAATAGATCATCATATAGtcgacagaaaaaaaaaaccacTGGCAGTTGTGTAGCAGGCGGCACCCAGTTGCGCCCTTGATCAACGCTTGCAGTACTTGTGTTTCAGGCATTTCACTCTACGTGATTTTCGAGTACGGCTAAACTTAAAAAATTCGTTGTTTATGCACTTTTTACGTCCTCTGCCGGCTGGCGACCGGCGCAGCTGGGAGAGTGGTCGAAAATAAGCCAGCTGTAGCTTTGTTCGTCCCCGTCCAGTGCTTTTAGACGCCATGCTGCAGAATGGGCACCTGCCACACAGAAGCCACTGCTTGCAGGCTTTTAAGGGAAACTTGTCGAGTGCCCAGTGCTGCCAGGTTACTCTTGTTGGGGGAGGTGGCTCGTCGGCGGGAGATGGAGTATGTTTGCAAAGACTAGTGCACACCCCGTCTGTTACCAATGCAGTGGAACACACGTAAGAATGGCATGTGCCCTCTAGTTCTTCGGATGATTTGTGTGTGACGCGTGTACGTGTGACGGCGCTTGTTATTTCCAGTTAATGAAGCTACTCGCAGATATTGGGGCGGCATGGTAGTGCGTTGGGCAAGAGGCCATAGTTCGCTGAGAGCGCTCTGGTGCGTTGTCGAGTTATACAGTCCATGCGTCCAGGTACAACTATGGCTTAAAATGCTGCAACATATTAGCTTGTGTGCGAACACCTCGGAACGCACCCGTGAACGCCATGTGAATTCTTTTGTGCGTCGCTGGACTGCCTTCCGCGAGCGATGGAACTGCCACTGGCTCATGGGACGGTTTCCGGCGCGACCTGCATTGTAGGAATGATGGCTGTGCCATACAATACGGTGTCCAACCGCTTCGATTGTGGAACCGATTGCAGTGAGCGATAAAAAGTAGTAACCCCCAGCCCTGCCACCCCGTGTGTGCTCCCGTGGATAACCCCACAGCCAGTTGACACGTTAGGATGGTCTCCTTTTGTGACAAAGGATTCGCATAAATCTGGTACGGTGGCTCCGTGACTCGAGCCTGCTCCCCTCCGAAACTGGTAGGAAGCACAGCCGACAACAGCTCAGTCATCCTGAAGCAGTTGCAACAGCAGGTATAGTCGCAGCGAGATGTGAGCTCATTTTCTTTTACAGGCAGAAAATTATGTTGGGCGGCCGGGTACGTTACTTGGTGTAGCCGCTGCGCGCTCAGTCGGCAATTCCATATGCAGCATAGAACCTAGCATAAGCAAATACGCGTGGCGGGGTCGTATGCTTCGATGAAGGAAAATGGAGTGTGCCCACCTCACCCGCGCAGTGTGTAGCGGATATCGGAGTCCCTTTAGCGCCAAATCAGGTGTCATTTGGAGCGAGCCTTTCACTTTCTTTCACGGGTTTCCATTCTTTCATCTGTTAACAAACACACCGGGCAGCAGATACAACATGTCCCTGACGGACTGCAACTAGGTTACGACGCCGAAAGGCGAATAAACGGGACAGTGAGGAAAATGCTCCTGGGCTACTGCCTTGCACATCGAAAGCGCTCTGAAGCACCAGACTGAGTTCACGACTGTATACGTCAGTCACCTCCCCTGGAAGCTTACTTCCATTTTTTCCGTAGGAACTCCGAAGACGTCAATCTCAGAAATTTTTGTCTGATCGGAACCGTTATTACTTTCTGCAAGTGGAAATACATTGTAATAAAACGCATCCCATATACGGTGTCATGATATTCGgacagcttgtatacaaatgttggtttttcaaatcAAGCCGTTAGAACAATGAATGTATTACTATCCCCCGCCGGAAACCTGAGTTGTAATAGTGCCGTTTGCGGTACCATACGTCCAAGGAGCCGTAATCATTCCAAAAGCAAGTCTCATCGTCGACAAATTCTAGCCCTCGCTTAAATGAGTAGATGGAGTTGTGGTTCAAAAACTGGACCTACCGACAAAAATGACAAGAGTGGAGACATTTTGGAACTTGACGAACCGAAGGGGGATGGTGCATCCACTTTCAACTTCGTTCTCATCGAGTGTCTGTAAAAATCCGCATGGCCATTCAGCAAACAGCACGAGTGTAACAGCTGTACGCTGTCGCACCTCTCTGGCATCGTGCTTTGGCGGACCAGCTTCAGGCTACATAATCCATTGCGCGCAGACTTACCACTTCTTGAATTGGAGCTTCAGATTCTGAGAGGAAACAAACAGATACAGGCTCTCCAGTCGCCAAATGTTGTCACACAGCACTGGAGCGCAACACGAGGACAGTCATGTGATCTACCAGAGTCGGCACGTACGCTTCGCGGGTGACATGAACAGAGCTACATGCGAAGAAAGGACTGACCTGTAACCACTTCACGCGGCTCCTGTCACTACTCCGGAAATCGAGGAGCCCTCTCAATGCAGCCTCCTGCATCGTGGCGATGTCGGCTATCCAGGCCGCCGATGCTGGGCAGACGCGTCGCACGGGAAACAGCGGAGCGACTGTCGTACGTACCAGCTTCCGAAAACCCCATCGCAAGGTTGTTAGTGAAGAGTTTGACAGTTTTTGGCACCTCTCCGGCTTCAGCGCTCCCTGGCGGAGACTTTATCATTAGGGAAGAAAGCTTTACGGGGTTAGAAAAACCGAGCTGAGGGGACATCCAGCAGAAGTGACATGGGTTCAATTTTCTATTGCATGTAGAAACGCTCATACGTCCCCCATCCGAGTATCCGCTTCACTAAAGAAAGGTGCCGCGTCCCTCCTCCGGGACTCTCCCACGCACACGTGAAACGCTTACCTTGATAAGTAACTGAGGGTCCTCATTCGATGAGCTCACGTATGCCGACTCTGAAGCTCCTTCGATGATGCCGCGAATGGAGTGCTGTGCATCTTCGTTCAGGCATTCCACTTTGGATTTATCGATGAGGGGCATCAAGCTGGAAACAGAATGCCACACTCAATACGCGCTACGTCGAATAAGATGGTGCATCGTACGCTCCCCACCCTGCATAACATTTCAAAGTGCAAAAAAGTATACACGATTCGCGCCTCTCGGAGACGTGAAAGCATTTGGGAATGGACAAGAGGCTGGAAAGGGCTCAGTCCAGCAGAGCACAGCGGCAATGGATGCGGGCAAAACTACACCAGCTGCAGGACACCGGAGACTTCGCGGACGCACACCGGTACATGGCTGGTCTACGCGGTGCCTCGAAGTAAACACAGCCACACAGCCCAACCGAAGACACGCCCGATGCACCAATCGCACTGCGCTTTGTTTCTCTACCGACTTAGATGCATCCGCGAGACCGACGCGGCACGACAGGAACATGTTCGCCCgtgctgccgtcgcgcgaTGTGCCGCACCTTCCACCCTCCATCTTGGACTTGTAGTCGTTCTGTCGTTGGCGCCCCGATGCCACGCCTGTTCGAGAGCGACCAGCTCTAAAAACGACGCCGATGCTACAAGACGCCGCACTTTTGCCGAGACGTGTCTGCGGCTGGTAGTCGGCAGTCGTGACAGACTTGCGCCGCAGGACGTGCTGCTTGCTGGCCAGCACCTCTTCGTAgacagccgcgccgagcCGGTCCCTCTGTTAACTAGCCTGTTGTGGCCTGGTTCTGGGTTTTAGATGCCCCGTGTTGGCATGTATGTATAATGTTTCATTGTCTCGTAGTCCGTGGAGGACGAACTCAGGACAGCGGGGGCAAAGTCGCGCTTCGACAaacgcagcgcatgcagcccgcACTCATGCTCATCGTCGGACGGCCTGTCCCTTCGGCTCCCTTGGACGTCGCCAAAGCTGGCTGTGTCCCTGGGCACGTGTTTTGCTACGGGGGAGGACAGGGAGACAGGAAAATGGCAAGAGGGGCTGTTGCCACGAGGCGGGCAAATCGCAGACGACTCCACGAGTTAGGATAGAAGTCACCACAGTCTCCGGCCACGGGGGGGTCGCTCGTCTCTGAAAAAGGGAACGAACGCCACCGCTCCCGTGATTTTTTTTGCAAGGTGTTCAAATCCTGGCAAGTTTTTGCCCGCCTTCTTGCACATCAGGCTGTGCACCCTTTCCTCGCGGGTCAAGCTTTTGCGTGGCTGAAGCAACCTGCGATCACCTGTAGGCAGATGCCATCGTCTCTCTTTACTCCAGAGGCCTTGTAGCCTTGTCACAATGGGTTTTTCGTCCTCGAGTTGGTCGTGGGCAGGCCTGGGCTGCGGCCTGCTGGCTCTGGCCGTATTGTTCCCTCCCGATCCAGGCCTTCGCTTCAAGCCGCCTCCTTTCAAGGCCTCGACAGAATCGGATGGATATACTGTGTGGGTATGCACCGCAGAAGGAGGCAAATGTGCACCCTACACGTGGACTAACTAGAAGGTGCAGCGGGACAACTGCTTGTTGGTCGCGAGACTTTCTTTGTCTCCGGCGCCATACACTTTTTCCGATTAGTCTGCAATATGATGAGTGAcactgcgccgcccgccaccCGGAAGAGCCCAAAACAGGGAGTCCCCTAAGGTCCTAATCGGCGCTGTCTGGCTCACAAAGTGGTATCCACCACCATAAGAAAGGAAGCGCACTGGGTTTGTTCGTCCGCTTGAGCATCATCAAAGTTCTCCTTCAGGTGGCGCTCGCGTGCGTTGCCTTTCTCTGGTCCAACCACCGTTCATGCCATTATGTATCTCTTGGATCTGCGGAAATTATCCACAGCTTGCTGAGAACGAGCTGGTCAGCTGCGAGGGCTGGTAAGCCACATCAGACCATGTCGCCTGTCATGTTTGCCGCTTGCCTGCTGTCCAGCGCAGGACCTCGGATGGGGATGCCTACGGTCGCCGGACAGTGTATGTAGAGAGTGGCGGCGAGATGCTTCACTGCTGGCTGTATCTCCCTGCCAGTTCCATCGCGAAGGCCCCAATCTACGTTGTCGCTCACGGCTTCGGAGCAGTTAAGGTGAGCCACCGCTCCATTGTGACACATACGCCTGACGCGGGCAGTATGACAGCACATGTGCGTATTGAGGCTTCAGTCAAAGGTCTCACCTTGACACGAAACGAGAGAACCTCTCTGAAATCGCGCATAGACTACGAATGTCAGTTAAGACGAAACCAGCACACGTAGACCTGACAGCTTCACGGTGCTTGCGGCACATAATGAGGCGCCATTTTTGCCATGCATAGCTCAAATTTTTGGAGTTTCAGCGCTGCTGCCCGCCTCACGGGTATGTGGTGAACCATCGCGAGCGTGACGCTTGCTATGTGTATGTTGACCAGGCCGTCGCGGACGTCCGCTTCGCAGAGAAGATTCAAGAAGGCGGAATGGCCGTCATCACTTTTGACTACAGGACATGGGGCTATTCGGGAGGGGCCCCGCGACACATCGTCGATCCAGACATGCAGCTGGAGGACTTCCGTGCAGTCCTTAAACATATTGTTGATACTGACGGGTTCCAGGGACTCGTTGACCCTCTGGACATCCACATTTTTGGGACGTCGTACGCAGGCGGGCACGTGCTGGTCCTGGCCTCTCAGCTCGCTCAAGAGCGCGATTCCCCGCTATTCCGCAGCCTGCGCACGGTTTCATCAGTCGTTCCGCTTATTGATGGGAAGGCGCAGATGAAGAAGGCACTTCAGGTACGCGGCGGGGTTACATCCTGCATACAGCCGACCGTTTTCTCATGCCGGTTGGGCTGAAGGTGTGACATGACGGATCCGAGGATCTCTTCCGTTTGCGCGGGTGCGGCATTGACCAGATCCCATGGGGCCTATCGACTACTGAATTGAATGCCGTAAGAGTTTGCAGCTGCCACACTGTTCGGGCCTGAGGCGTTTGTAGTCCGATAGGACAAGGGGGTTCGACTGCAGAGGGACCCCACGCGTAGGCCTTGACGCTTCATTCGACGGATGCAGGCAATGGCGGATCTGTGTGCGACGTGCCCATCATGAAGCGATGGGCTGACTCTGGTTTTTCGTTCGCTGTGTGCGTGTGAATGTGATCAGCAAAGGTCTTTCTTTCGGACGCTGCGCTATGTGGCGGCGATTCTCGCAGACTTGCTGCGacaggcggcaggcggccaGCTGCAGCCCATTTACGTGCAAATCGCCGGATCTCGCGGTGCAACCAGCCTTTCCGCGATGGAGCTCCAAGGCGATGAGTTGAAGATTTGGTCGGCGCGATCCACGGTCGAGATCGAAACGGGCACGTGGTCCAATGAACTAGCGGCAAGGTCCCTCTTCAACACATCTCGATATCGCCCGATTAGTAAGTGCCTCGGAACACAGTATGTAAGCAGTCGTTGATTTTGTGTTACACCCTTGAGTAGCTTATGCGTGGCCCGCTATGTTGTTATCCATTGAGTGGACCCTGTCACCCCAGCTTCTGTTTTCTCTTGAGCGAACCTAGCGGGCTCTATCGGGAAACACAATCGTAGGGTGCCTATGTTGTTTGGAGAAGCCAGCGTGTTAGTGTCACCCCCCAGAGCCTTTCCCTCGCTTCTCCGTCGGCCCGCGGGCATCCACGGCCAGACGGTGTCTCACCGTAGTTGCGCCTGCACCTTTGATACTCATTGCTGCGGAAACCGACACGCCGGAATTACCCAGTTACAACCCAATCGACCACTGATTCAGTCCTATTCGGCCATGCGGTTCTATGACGTCTTTTGGTGCTGTGAAAATGCAGATCATCTGGCCCATATTCGGACCCCGACCTTACTTGTTGAAGCGGAATTCGACGACACATGCATCCCCAAACTGACAGCGGACGCGCTGGAGGCTATCAACTCGCGTGGCAGGGCAGCTTCCTCGAAACGCCCCTCGAGTGATGCACCCCAAGAGGCCGGCTCCCTGGCTCAGCTGTATCGCATGCCCATAAACCACTTTGACGTCTACCTGTCACCGCACCTTGAGAATCTGATAGGCACCTCGATGACGTTCGCGAAACGGCATAGTGTGCATCATAGAGGTTCAACGACAGGGGAATCCGTCGGACGaggctctgcagctgcataGGTGTTGTGAGAAGCCGCGCCTGATAACTATCATCTGCACGTACCGAGCTATAGGCAACGCGTACCAGTTTGTTCAAAAAATGTGGTCATCCAACTGTTTCGTGAAGGCCCCCTACGGGAGACTGGAAAGCCACACTTGGCTTTGCCAAGCATTTAAAACGAAAGGAATCTGCTCAGTTCACAATGCCTGTTTTTCCACCGTGTCGATGGCAGACGTACGACATTGGTTACTGCCAAGCTGCTGCTTGCGGTCAGTGCATAACTCGCCGGAGTCCTGGAATGTTGTTGCATGCGGGGGCGAATGCGTCTTGTCGCGTGCGAATGTAAAGGTGCGGAGAATGAAGCATTTCAGGTTCGAGCATTTAGGCGAGCGCACATTCAGAAGGCTGAGATTGTTTCTATTGCTGCATTTGAGCGTTAATCGTACAGCTACCCACCTGCTGCTAGTTTCCAGCGACTGCACCACGCGGAATTAGTTTGAGTGGATTGTCCAGGTTATGTGGTGGAATTAGCGCCCACTGGAGACACTAGCAAGTGTGTGCTCGGTGCTCGTCTCTCTACAGAGCGAGAGCTTCCTTCGCAGAAGTGGCAGATTGCATCAGTGTCAGCCGCGACGTTGTGACACTTTGCAGCAGCAAGGATCTGTACAACTCTTAAAGATTGCAGATACAATAACTAAACACCGTGCAACGGCTCTGGTACTCTTCTGAGGGCATCCCCCCCACAATCGGAGGGCGTGAAAGCTTACATGTGAATCAACCTGATGTTACCAGAGACTCAAAACAAGATGGAACTGCGTCACACGCTGACACTCATTTCGCACTGGAATGAACCACACGGAGGGCAACtggcgccctctgcctctccatAACCTCACCTTGGTGTGGCTGTTGAACATAAAAAACAAGAAGCTGCATTTcaggcgcgctgctggcATTGAGCCCAcccctgcgcagcctcgTAGGTTTCCCTCTCTTGACAAGAAGAGGCAGTCTTCTAAGACGTGCGCGTGGGTTAATGCCTTCCGCTTCTACTCCGAAGATTTGAATGACATGTCGGAAGGTGACAAAGAAACTCGGGGGGAAGACATCCGGCGGAAGAGCCGGCTGGCCACTGACACACCCTTCGAACTAGGTCGATCCGCAGGGGCTATAGACCTGCTAGTCATCTGCTGGAACTTCTCGATCATCGCCGCCACAGATTGTCTACTGGAACGTCTTGTTGCAATGACTTTCCTGGTTTCGCTTCCCGCAGACTCCGCTCCAGAGGACTCTCCAACACTAATCGACGGCATCGGTGTCACGTAAGCTTTCGAGTGGCTTTTCACTGTGGGCTGTGCGGGCGAAA
This window harbors:
- a CDS encoding proteasome-interacting thioredoxin domain-containing protein (encoded by transcript BESB_039380) is translated as MSMMWHSVSSLMPLIDKSKVECLNEDAQHSIRGIIEGASESAYVSSSNEDPQLLIKLGFSNPVKLSSLMIKSPPGSAEAGEVPKTVKLFTNNLAMGFSEAESEAPIQEVTLDENEVESGCTIPLRFVKFQNVSTLVIFVESNNGSDQTKISEIDVFGVPTEKMEMKEWKPVKESERLAPNDT
- a CDS encoding putative peptidase S15 (encoded by transcript BESB_039390); the encoded protein is MGFSSSSWSWAGLGCGLLALAVLFPPDPGLRFKPPPFKASTESDGYTVWRRTSDGDAYGRRTVYVESGGEMLHCWLYLPASSIAKAPIYVVAHGFGAVKAVADVRFAEKIQEGGMAVITFDYRTWGYSGGAPRHIVDPDMQLEDFRAVLKHIVDTDGFQGLVDPLDIHIFGTSYAGGHVLVLASQLAQERDSPLFRSLRTVSSVVPLIDGKAQMKKALQQRSFFRTLRYVAAILADLLRQAAGGQLQPIYVQIAGSRGATSLSAMELQGDELKIWSARSTVEIETGTWSNELAARSLFNTSRYRPINHLAHIRTPTLLVEAEFDDTCIPKLTADALEAINSRGRAASSKRPSSDAPQEAGSLAQLYRMPINHFDVYLSPHLENLIGTSMTFAKRHSVHHRGSTTGESVGRGSAAA